In Nocardioides sp. JQ2195, a genomic segment contains:
- a CDS encoding response regulator, producing the protein MLVVDDDFMVASIHTRFVERTEGFRVVGVAATAAAALDEIDRLHPDLVLLDVHLPDRTGIDVLRTLRGGGNDVGVVMVTAARESDTVRAAAANGAAHYLVKPFEYDDLRVRLEAFRATHRALATEGAAGQEDIDAVFAPVVGGRPVALPKGLSPETAESVRLALEEHDEMSAGECSEAVGVSRVSARRYLEHFVETGVLDVRLKYGGAGRPERRYRRRAGVS; encoded by the coding sequence GTGCTGGTCGTCGACGACGACTTCATGGTGGCCTCCATCCACACCCGCTTCGTGGAGCGGACCGAGGGCTTCCGTGTGGTCGGCGTGGCCGCGACCGCGGCCGCTGCGCTGGACGAGATCGACCGGTTGCACCCCGATCTCGTGCTGCTCGACGTGCACCTGCCCGACCGCACCGGCATCGACGTGCTCCGCACGCTGCGTGGGGGTGGCAACGACGTCGGGGTGGTGATGGTGACGGCCGCCCGTGAGTCGGACACCGTCCGTGCTGCGGCGGCGAACGGTGCCGCGCACTACCTGGTGAAGCCCTTCGAGTACGACGACCTGCGGGTCCGGCTGGAGGCGTTCCGGGCGACGCACCGGGCGCTGGCCACGGAGGGGGCGGCCGGGCAGGAAGACATCGACGCGGTCTTCGCGCCGGTGGTGGGTGGGCGCCCCGTGGCCCTGCCCAAGGGACTCAGCCCGGAGACCGCCGAGAGCGTCCGCCTCGCTCTCGAGGAGCACGACGAGATGTCGGCCGGGGAGTGCTCCGAAGCGGTCGGCGTCTCCCGGGTGTCGGCTCGTCGGTACCTCGAGCACTTCGTGGAGACCGGCGTGCTCGACGTGAGACTCAAGTACGGCGGCGCAGGTCGCCCGGAGCGTCGCTACCGTCGCCGCGCGGGCGTCTCCTAG
- a CDS encoding alpha/beta fold hydrolase codes for MTTQQRRVRRPDQSGTAERAGVRIAYDVYGEGGTTVVLVPPWAIVDSRSWKLQVPFLARHFRVVTFDGRGSGRSSRPVGASAYSDAEHAEDLIAVLDASGTRTAVLVGLSCGATWAVRVAATHPERVRGVVAIAPACRLDVGAAPRDQFRWDDHLTTTDGWAKHNKHYWLEGGYDDFRGFFFDQMFNDPHSTRQIEDALAWSADVEPGTLADTEAGRLGLEGARTDPMEPFCTRVRCPVLVMHGTEDRIRTHRIGERLAELTHGSLVLLEGAGHGLPTRHPVRVNAAIREFTEGTARKPNHRPPGPRTRAKRVLFASSPIGLGHALRDLAIADQMRLLHPGLQVDWLTQSPVAAVLDEAGERVHPASHWLANESAHIEAESGEHDLHVFDAIRRMDEIMVNNFMVFDELVAEGDHDLVVADEAWDIDHFLHECPERKRCAFAWLTDFVGWLPMPDGGDNEARLTADYNAEMIEHRSRHPGLRDRSVFVGHPDDVVADSFGPGLPSIREWTEQNFEFSGYVTGSATPGPRATRRLRHQLGLRPEELLCVVSVGGSGVGSTLLRAVLDAVPEVRRLVPELRFLVVCGPRIDPASLPHRRGAEIRGYLPGLHRYLAAADVAVVQGGLTTCMELAATRTPFLYVPLEHHFEQNFHVRHRLERYGVGRHLAWADAAQPEVLAENVVAELHVEPGGLPVESDGAAHAAALIAALL; via the coding sequence GTGACCACGCAGCAGCGGCGCGTCCGACGACCTGACCAGAGCGGGACGGCGGAGCGCGCCGGCGTGAGGATCGCCTACGACGTGTACGGCGAGGGCGGGACCACCGTGGTGCTGGTCCCACCCTGGGCCATCGTCGACTCCCGCTCGTGGAAGCTCCAGGTGCCGTTCCTGGCCCGACACTTCCGGGTGGTCACCTTCGACGGACGCGGCTCCGGACGGTCGAGCAGGCCGGTGGGGGCCTCGGCGTACTCCGACGCGGAGCACGCCGAGGACCTCATCGCCGTCCTGGACGCGAGCGGCACCCGCACGGCCGTCCTGGTCGGCCTTTCATGTGGTGCGACGTGGGCCGTGAGGGTCGCTGCCACCCACCCGGAACGCGTCCGCGGGGTCGTCGCGATAGCCCCCGCCTGTCGCCTGGACGTGGGGGCTGCCCCTCGCGACCAGTTCCGCTGGGACGACCACCTCACCACGACCGACGGATGGGCGAAGCACAACAAGCACTACTGGCTCGAGGGAGGCTACGACGACTTCCGGGGCTTCTTCTTCGACCAGATGTTCAACGACCCGCACTCCACCCGGCAGATCGAGGACGCCCTGGCCTGGTCGGCCGACGTCGAGCCGGGAACCCTGGCCGACACCGAGGCAGGGAGGTTGGGGCTCGAGGGGGCCCGGACGGACCCGATGGAGCCGTTCTGCACGCGGGTCCGCTGCCCGGTCCTGGTCATGCACGGCACGGAGGACCGGATCCGGACGCACCGCATCGGCGAACGCCTCGCCGAGCTGACCCACGGTTCGCTGGTCCTCCTCGAGGGTGCCGGCCACGGCCTGCCGACACGACACCCCGTGCGGGTGAACGCTGCGATCCGGGAGTTCACCGAGGGGACTGCCCGGAAGCCGAACCACCGGCCGCCCGGTCCTCGCACCCGGGCCAAGCGGGTGCTGTTCGCCTCGTCGCCGATCGGGCTCGGTCACGCCCTGCGCGACCTGGCCATCGCCGACCAGATGCGCCTGCTGCATCCCGGTCTGCAGGTCGACTGGCTGACCCAGTCCCCGGTTGCAGCGGTCCTCGACGAGGCCGGTGAGCGGGTCCACCCCGCGTCGCACTGGTTGGCCAACGAGTCCGCGCACATCGAGGCGGAGTCGGGCGAGCACGACCTGCACGTCTTCGACGCGATCCGGCGGATGGACGAGATCATGGTCAACAACTTCATGGTCTTCGACGAGCTGGTCGCCGAGGGCGACCACGACCTGGTGGTCGCCGACGAGGCGTGGGACATCGACCACTTCCTGCACGAGTGCCCGGAGCGCAAGCGTTGTGCCTTCGCCTGGCTGACCGACTTCGTCGGCTGGCTCCCGATGCCCGACGGCGGCGACAACGAGGCACGACTGACCGCCGACTACAACGCAGAGATGATCGAGCACCGGTCCCGACACCCCGGGCTTCGTGACAGATCGGTCTTCGTGGGCCACCCGGACGACGTGGTCGCGGACTCCTTCGGGCCGGGGCTCCCCTCCATCCGTGAGTGGACCGAGCAGAACTTCGAGTTCTCCGGCTACGTGACGGGTTCGGCCACACCCGGACCGCGGGCGACCCGACGGCTCCGTCACCAGCTGGGACTCCGACCGGAGGAGCTCCTGTGCGTGGTCAGCGTCGGCGGCTCCGGCGTCGGGTCCACGTTGCTGCGTGCGGTCCTCGACGCGGTTCCCGAGGTGCGGCGCCTGGTCCCGGAGCTGCGCTTCCTGGTCGTCTGCGGGCCACGGATAGACCCCGCGTCCCTCCCCCACCGCCGCGGTGCCGAGATCCGCGGCTACCTGCCCGGCCTGCACCGCTACCTCGCGGCTGCCGACGTCGCCGTGGTCCAGGGTGGCCTCACCACCTGCATGGAGCTGGCGGCCACCCGCACGCCGTTCCTCTACGTGCCCCTGGAGCATCACTTCGAGCAGAACTTCCACGTCCGGCACCGGCTCGAGAGATACGGAGTGGGCCGGCACCTGGCGTGGGCGGACGCGGCACAGCCCGAGGTCCTCGCCGAGAACGTCGTCGCCGAGCTGCACGTCGAGCCCGGCGGACTCCCCGTCGAGTCCGACGGCGCGGCCCACGCCGCCGCCCTGATCGCCGCGCTGCTCTAG
- a CDS encoding class I SAM-dependent methyltransferase, with protein MTTIDHPAPATTEIDHDKLMAFVFRAVDEVGASLNAALVVLGDELGYYRSLVEQGPSTSAELAQHTGTEPHYAREWLNAQAAGGYVSYDPETGRYTLPPEHALALTEPDCPAYLPGLFQTAVGSITDTHEIIEAARRGDGFGWGEHNADVHVGCERFFRPGYVANLVDAWLPALDGVVAKLEAGGTIADVGCGHGASAILMATAFPQSRIIGSDYHQASIETARTRAEEAGVADRITFVTDYAQSVAGTDFDLVTTFDCLHDMGDPVGAARNIRDSIADDGTWMIVEPTAGDRPEDNFNPVGRAYYGFSTLLCTPASLSQDVGLGLGAQAGPARIRDVVTAAGFSRFRVAAETPFNKVYEVRP; from the coding sequence ATGACCACCATCGACCATCCCGCACCAGCAACCACCGAGATCGACCACGACAAGCTGATGGCCTTCGTCTTCCGCGCCGTGGACGAGGTGGGCGCCAGCCTGAATGCGGCGCTCGTCGTCCTGGGCGACGAGCTGGGCTACTACCGCTCGCTCGTTGAGCAGGGTCCCAGCACGTCAGCGGAGCTGGCCCAGCACACCGGGACCGAGCCGCACTACGCACGCGAGTGGCTCAATGCCCAGGCGGCCGGCGGCTACGTCTCCTACGACCCCGAGACAGGTCGTTACACCCTTCCTCCCGAGCACGCACTGGCCCTCACCGAACCCGACTGCCCGGCCTACCTGCCCGGGCTGTTCCAGACCGCGGTGGGTTCGATCACCGACACCCACGAGATCATCGAGGCCGCCCGTCGCGGTGACGGATTCGGCTGGGGTGAGCACAACGCGGACGTCCACGTCGGCTGCGAACGCTTCTTCCGTCCGGGGTACGTGGCCAACCTGGTCGATGCGTGGTTGCCGGCGCTCGACGGTGTCGTGGCGAAGCTCGAGGCCGGCGGCACGATCGCCGACGTCGGCTGCGGGCACGGCGCCTCGGCCATCCTGATGGCCACCGCCTTCCCGCAGTCCCGGATCATCGGCTCGGACTACCACCAGGCCTCGATCGAGACCGCTCGGACACGGGCCGAGGAAGCCGGTGTGGCGGACCGCATCACCTTCGTCACCGACTATGCACAGAGCGTGGCCGGGACCGACTTCGACCTGGTCACCACCTTCGACTGCCTGCACGACATGGGAGACCCGGTCGGCGCCGCCCGCAACATCCGGGACTCGATCGCCGACGACGGCACGTGGATGATCGTCGAGCCGACCGCCGGCGACCGTCCCGAGGACAACTTCAATCCCGTGGGCAGGGCCTACTACGGCTTCTCCACCCTGCTGTGCACTCCTGCCTCGCTGTCCCAGGACGTCGGCCTCGGCCTCGGCGCGCAGGCCGGTCCCGCCCGGATCCGTGACGTCGTCACCGCCGCAGGGTTCAGCCGGTTCCGGGTTGCCGCGGAGACCCCGTTCAACAAGGTCTACGAGGTGCGGCCCTGA
- a CDS encoding LuxR family transcriptional regulator, producing the protein MIIGRDAEILAMERLVGGARIARSGVLVVTGEAGIGKTSLLDHVAGTAESVRVLRSRGSESEQDLPFSGLHALLRPVLGLVEAIPAPQADALGVALALREGTAADRFAVSAATLSLLSRCAEDQPLLLVVDDAQWLDRPSAEALVFACRRLMADPVAVLVATRPAPGSPLHDAPLPQLPLRGLTVEHVAQLLRARTGASVPGDLADRIRRATGGNPLAVAELAASLDSVASLAPPSPVQVSDRVLGEFARRVSGLAADARTALLVASISEGDVTVADRALAGMGIHVGVLDEAERVGLVRLSAGHLEFRHPLARASAYACAPADERRRAHRAVALVQPASAPDRRAWHLSEATIGPDDDLAVAMTEVAERAENRGAHSVAATAFERAASLSSQEARRAVLLRGAGEAASLAGQVVRALGLLDRAATSAPDLRLRAEVEGTRGQLEMRTGSLRKARVLLRRAVAGLASADPDTAAIFAADLVQTCFLLGATTDASEAATLLEELLPGTTTPYADVRGRVWIGVARVLAGQPGIELIRSALEELAAGTWWRDDLRHPSWIVAGVLFLRESSTAHEFLETVVQEIRDRCALGMLPDLLFHTARDDATTDRWAAARAGYDEGIDLARECGLSTDRAMLLAGRAWLRARTGDSDGARADAAEASALAAENRVHLARAWSLFALGDLDLGRGLPEQALAHHAGLDSYLERIGLLDVDLSPGPEMVEALVRCGRRPEAVARADDYHRRAIAKGQPWAIARAERALAAVTPGEAAAVHFERALVLHRDSPDAFEDARSRLAYGAWLRRSRRRVAARTLLREALATFDRLGAEPWVQQAALELEATGEHPHRRGDRSIDLLTPQEVRIAAMLGSGRTTREAAAALFLSPKTVEYHLRHIYTKLGVHSRDELSRSLDQ; encoded by the coding sequence ATGATCATCGGCCGCGATGCCGAGATCCTGGCGATGGAACGGCTCGTCGGCGGCGCCCGGATTGCCCGGAGCGGTGTCCTGGTCGTCACGGGTGAGGCCGGCATCGGCAAGACCTCCCTGCTCGACCACGTCGCCGGCACGGCGGAGTCCGTGCGGGTGCTGCGTTCCCGGGGCAGTGAGTCCGAGCAGGACCTGCCGTTCTCCGGGCTGCACGCCCTGCTGCGGCCGGTCCTCGGCCTCGTCGAGGCCATTCCCGCACCCCAGGCCGACGCCCTGGGAGTCGCCCTGGCCCTGCGTGAGGGCACCGCCGCGGATCGCTTCGCCGTGTCGGCCGCGACGCTCAGCCTGCTGAGCAGGTGCGCCGAGGACCAACCCCTGCTGCTCGTCGTCGACGACGCCCAGTGGTTGGACCGGCCGTCCGCGGAGGCCCTCGTCTTCGCGTGCAGGCGCCTGATGGCCGACCCGGTTGCCGTGCTGGTGGCGACACGGCCGGCGCCCGGCAGCCCTCTTCACGACGCACCACTCCCGCAGCTGCCGCTCCGGGGACTCACCGTCGAGCACGTCGCACAGCTGCTGCGCGCCCGGACGGGCGCCTCGGTGCCCGGTGACCTCGCCGACCGGATCCGGCGGGCCACCGGAGGAAACCCGCTGGCGGTGGCCGAGCTGGCCGCAAGCCTCGACAGTGTCGCGTCCCTGGCCCCGCCCAGTCCCGTGCAGGTGTCCGACCGGGTCCTGGGGGAGTTCGCCCGACGTGTGTCCGGCCTGGCAGCCGACGCCCGGACCGCGCTGCTCGTGGCCTCGATCTCCGAGGGAGACGTGACGGTCGCCGATCGGGCACTCGCCGGCATGGGCATCCACGTCGGCGTCCTCGACGAGGCGGAACGCGTCGGCCTGGTCCGGCTCAGTGCCGGCCACCTCGAGTTCCGTCACCCGTTGGCCCGGGCCAGTGCCTATGCCTGCGCACCTGCGGACGAACGTCGGCGGGCGCACCGGGCCGTGGCCCTGGTCCAGCCGGCGTCCGCACCGGATCGGCGGGCGTGGCACCTGAGCGAGGCGACGATCGGTCCTGACGACGACCTCGCCGTCGCGATGACCGAGGTCGCGGAGCGGGCGGAGAACCGGGGAGCGCACTCGGTCGCGGCGACCGCATTCGAGCGCGCCGCGTCGTTGTCCTCCCAGGAGGCGAGGCGTGCCGTCCTGCTGCGCGGCGCCGGTGAGGCCGCTTCGTTGGCCGGACAGGTCGTGCGGGCGCTCGGCCTCCTCGACCGCGCCGCCACGTCGGCGCCCGACCTCCGTCTGCGCGCCGAGGTCGAGGGCACGCGCGGCCAGCTCGAGATGCGAACGGGGTCCCTGAGGAAGGCCCGGGTGCTGCTGCGGCGGGCGGTGGCCGGGCTGGCGTCGGCCGATCCCGACACCGCGGCCATCTTCGCCGCAGACCTCGTGCAGACCTGTTTCCTGCTCGGTGCGACGACCGATGCGTCGGAAGCCGCGACGCTGCTGGAGGAGCTGCTGCCCGGCACGACGACGCCGTACGCCGACGTGCGGGGACGGGTCTGGATCGGTGTGGCCCGTGTGCTGGCCGGTCAGCCGGGGATCGAGCTGATCCGCTCGGCACTGGAGGAGCTGGCCGCGGGGACGTGGTGGCGCGACGACCTGCGGCATCCGTCCTGGATCGTGGCTGGGGTGCTGTTCCTGCGCGAGTCGTCCACGGCACACGAGTTCCTCGAGACCGTCGTGCAGGAGATCCGCGACCGATGTGCGCTGGGGATGCTGCCGGACCTGCTGTTCCACACCGCGCGCGATGACGCGACCACGGATCGGTGGGCGGCGGCCAGGGCCGGCTACGACGAGGGCATCGACCTCGCGCGCGAGTGCGGGCTCTCCACGGACCGGGCGATGCTGCTCGCCGGGCGGGCCTGGTTGCGGGCCCGCACGGGCGACTCGGACGGTGCCCGGGCTGACGCAGCGGAAGCCTCCGCGCTCGCCGCGGAGAACCGGGTGCACCTGGCGCGGGCCTGGTCGCTGTTCGCCCTGGGTGACCTCGACCTGGGACGTGGCCTCCCCGAGCAGGCCCTGGCCCACCACGCCGGGCTCGACTCCTACCTGGAGCGCATCGGGCTGCTCGATGTCGACCTGTCTCCCGGGCCGGAGATGGTCGAGGCGCTGGTCCGGTGCGGACGTCGGCCCGAGGCCGTGGCTCGCGCCGACGACTACCACCGGAGGGCCATCGCCAAGGGTCAGCCCTGGGCGATCGCGCGCGCGGAGCGAGCCCTGGCCGCCGTGACACCGGGGGAAGCAGCGGCCGTCCACTTCGAGCGTGCCCTGGTCCTGCACCGCGACAGCCCCGACGCCTTCGAGGACGCCCGGAGCCGGCTGGCCTACGGGGCCTGGTTGCGACGGTCACGACGACGCGTCGCGGCTCGGACGCTCCTGCGGGAGGCACTCGCCACGTTCGACCGGTTGGGTGCCGAGCCCTGGGTCCAGCAGGCCGCCCTCGAGCTGGAGGCCACTGGTGAGCACCCGCACCGACGCGGCGATCGGAGCATCGACCTGCTGACACCACAAGAAGTCCGCATCGCGGCGATGCTGGGCAGTGGCCGGACCACTCGGGAGGCTGCGGCGGCGCTGTTCCTCAGCCCGAAGACGGTGGAGTACCACCTCCGTCACATCTACACGAAGCTGGGAGTCCACTCGCGCGACGAGCTCAGCCGGTCACTCGACCAGTGA
- a CDS encoding DNA-3-methyladenine glycosylase 2, whose translation MFTDTEACYRAVKSKDRRFDGVFYTAVRTTGIYCRPSCPARTPAFRNVSFFPTAAAAQTAGFRACKRCLPDATPGSPDWDVAADVAGRAMRLIADGVVDRDGVEGLATRLGYTSRHLTRLLGSELGAGPLALARARRAQTARILIETTTMSFADVAFAAGFSSIRQFNDTIREVYASSPTELRGRRRSAPSTPGALTMRLAVRTPFAGRALLDFLALRAVPGVEAAGDGWYARSLALPHGPGTVRIELDDALEVGGIALAAATFRLTDLRDTAAAVERVRRLLDADCDPVAVTDQLADDPLVGAQARALPGLRVPGHVDGNEIAVRAVLGQQVSVAGARTVAGRLAAAHGVELPDELVGEGLTTLFPTVSAIAELDPEELPMPRARGRALTGLCARLADGDVNLDRGADRVDVRQSLVALPGIGPWTADYLAMRALGDPDVFLPTDVAVRHALAGLGADPKGAEEISEAWRPWRSYALMYLWRSLAHPEEMS comes from the coding sequence ATGTTCACCGACACGGAGGCCTGCTACCGGGCCGTGAAGAGCAAGGACCGTCGCTTCGACGGGGTGTTCTACACAGCGGTGCGCACCACCGGGATCTACTGCCGGCCGTCCTGCCCGGCACGCACTCCCGCCTTCCGCAACGTCAGCTTCTTCCCGACGGCTGCGGCCGCACAGACCGCCGGCTTCCGGGCCTGCAAGCGGTGCCTTCCCGACGCCACTCCCGGCAGCCCCGACTGGGACGTGGCCGCCGACGTGGCGGGCCGGGCGATGCGCCTGATCGCCGACGGTGTCGTCGACCGCGACGGGGTCGAGGGCCTGGCCACCCGGCTGGGCTACACCTCACGGCACCTGACCCGGCTGCTCGGTTCCGAGCTCGGCGCCGGCCCACTGGCGTTGGCCAGGGCCCGTCGCGCACAGACCGCACGGATCCTGATCGAGACCACCACGATGTCCTTCGCCGATGTCGCCTTCGCCGCAGGGTTCTCCAGCATCCGCCAGTTCAACGACACGATCCGCGAGGTCTATGCGTCGTCGCCGACCGAGCTGCGCGGACGCAGGAGGAGCGCGCCCTCCACACCCGGAGCGCTGACCATGCGGTTGGCCGTGCGCACGCCGTTCGCCGGCCGCGCGCTGCTGGACTTCCTGGCCCTGCGCGCGGTGCCGGGGGTCGAGGCTGCCGGCGACGGGTGGTACGCCCGATCACTGGCCCTGCCGCACGGACCCGGAACAGTCCGGATCGAGCTGGACGACGCGCTCGAGGTCGGCGGCATCGCCCTGGCGGCGGCCACATTCCGGCTCACGGACCTGCGCGACACGGCGGCCGCTGTCGAGCGCGTACGCCGACTCCTCGACGCCGACTGCGACCCGGTCGCGGTCACCGACCAGCTGGCCGACGATCCGCTGGTCGGTGCGCAGGCGCGTGCCCTGCCGGGGCTCCGCGTCCCGGGCCACGTCGACGGCAACGAGATCGCCGTGCGTGCCGTCCTCGGCCAACAGGTGAGTGTCGCGGGGGCGCGCACCGTTGCTGGACGCCTGGCGGCTGCCCACGGTGTCGAGCTGCCTGACGAGCTGGTCGGCGAGGGCCTGACCACGTTGTTCCCCACGGTGTCGGCCATCGCGGAACTCGACCCCGAGGAGCTGCCGATGCCGCGGGCTCGCGGGCGAGCCCTGACGGGGCTCTGTGCCAGGTTGGCCGACGGCGACGTCAACCTCGACCGGGGCGCCGACCGGGTCGACGTACGACAGTCCCTGGTGGCACTGCCCGGCATCGGGCCGTGGACCGCTGACTACCTGGCGATGCGTGCGCTGGGTGACCCCGACGTGTTCCTCCCGACCGACGTCGCCGTGCGCCACGCGCTGGCCGGGCTCGGCGCGGATCCCAAGGGGGCCGAGGAGATCTCCGAGGCCTGGCGCCCGTGGCGCTCGTATGCACTGATGTACCTGTGGCGATCACTTGCCCACCCCGAGGAGATGAGCTGA
- a CDS encoding methylated-DNA--[protein]-cysteine S-methyltransferase, with product MDSPVDELRIVEREGSIAAIEFSPFRAPMVGRPMGERRDDHPLLVETVRQLAAYFHGQLTEFDLPLAPVGTEFQQRVWKELLEIPHGWTASYGEIAHRLGHTSAASRAVGTANGRNPIPIVIPCHRVIGANGTLTGYAGGMQRKQTLLDLEQDSLF from the coding sequence ATGGATTCGCCGGTGGACGAGCTGCGGATCGTCGAGCGTGAGGGCTCGATCGCTGCGATCGAGTTCAGCCCGTTCCGGGCGCCGATGGTCGGGCGTCCGATGGGGGAGCGCCGGGACGACCATCCCCTGCTGGTCGAGACGGTGCGCCAGCTGGCGGCCTACTTCCACGGGCAGCTGACCGAGTTCGACCTGCCACTGGCGCCGGTCGGCACCGAGTTCCAGCAACGGGTCTGGAAGGAGCTCCTCGAGATCCCGCACGGCTGGACCGCATCCTACGGCGAGATCGCCCACCGTCTCGGACACACCAGTGCCGCGTCGCGTGCCGTCGGCACCGCCAACGGCCGGAACCCGATCCCGATCGTGATCCCGTGCCACCGGGTGATCGGCGCCAACGGGACCCTCACCGGCTACGCCGGCGGGATGCAGCGCAAGCAGACGCTGCTCGACCTCGAGCAGGACTCGCTCTTCTGA
- a CDS encoding SGNH/GDSL hydrolase family protein, translating into MRAERLLLGAPVLALGAVGVLAWQGITARRTIERLPEADGLLGEHAGSGEALHLVVLGDSVAAGVGIAHHDETLAGRLAVLLSGDRAVRRTVVARSGLTAAGVLHLVESRAADLADADVVVLSVGVNDAKGMHSLRRWRRELDVLLASVTTSAPSARVVLLGVPDMGAFVRLPRPLRSVLGLRSRSLDRVGRALVATYPQVDHLALDPGMAGGAADLFADDGFRPSATLHAAIARDVHALVAGVPVPQIW; encoded by the coding sequence ATGCGCGCCGAGCGCCTCCTGCTCGGGGCTCCCGTGCTGGCCCTCGGTGCCGTGGGCGTCCTCGCCTGGCAGGGCATCACGGCGCGGCGAACGATCGAGCGCCTGCCGGAGGCCGACGGGCTGCTCGGTGAGCACGCCGGGTCCGGCGAGGCGCTCCACCTCGTGGTCCTGGGTGACTCGGTGGCTGCCGGGGTGGGCATTGCCCACCACGACGAGACCCTCGCCGGCAGGCTCGCGGTGCTGCTCTCGGGGGACCGTGCGGTCCGCCGGACGGTGGTCGCACGCTCGGGCCTGACCGCTGCTGGCGTCCTCCACCTGGTGGAGTCGCGTGCCGCCGACCTGGCGGACGCCGACGTGGTCGTCCTGTCGGTGGGGGTCAACGACGCCAAGGGAATGCACTCCCTCCGACGCTGGCGCCGCGAGCTCGACGTGTTGCTGGCCTCGGTGACGACATCTGCACCGAGCGCCCGAGTCGTGCTGCTGGGTGTGCCGGACATGGGTGCGTTCGTGCGGCTTCCCCGGCCGCTGCGCTCCGTCCTCGGGCTGCGCTCCCGGTCCCTGGACCGTGTCGGTCGCGCCCTGGTCGCGACGTACCCGCAGGTGGACCATCTCGCCCTGGACCCCGGCATGGCGGGTGGGGCGGCCGACCTCTTCGCGGACGACGGGTTCCGTCCCTCGGCGACACTCCACGCCGCGATCGCCCGCGACGTCCACGCTCTGGTCGCTGGCGTGCCGGTGCCCCAAATCTGGTGA
- a CDS encoding IclR family transcriptional regulator, whose translation MDNSSGVGVLDKAALVLAALEAGPATLAGLVAGTGLARPTAHRLAVALEHHRLVARDMQGRFVLGPRLSELSAAAGEDRLLAAAGPVLARLRDITGESAQLWRRQGEHRVCVAAAERPSGLRDTIPVGSQLTMRAGSAAQVLLAWEDPERMHRGLQNAAYSATALSGIRRRGWAQSVGEREQGVASVSAPVRSPSGKIIAAVSVSGPLERLSRQPGRMHAPAVIAAAERLSESLRRAAAE comes from the coding sequence ATGGACAACTCTAGCGGAGTCGGCGTTCTCGACAAAGCCGCCCTGGTGCTCGCCGCACTCGAGGCTGGACCGGCAACCCTCGCCGGGCTCGTGGCAGGCACCGGCCTGGCCCGACCCACGGCTCACCGACTGGCCGTGGCCCTCGAGCACCATCGCCTGGTGGCTCGCGACATGCAGGGACGCTTCGTCCTCGGCCCCCGCCTGTCAGAGCTCTCGGCAGCAGCCGGCGAGGACCGCCTGCTGGCCGCGGCCGGCCCGGTGCTGGCCCGGCTGCGCGACATCACCGGCGAGTCCGCCCAGCTGTGGCGCCGTCAGGGGGAGCACCGCGTCTGTGTCGCCGCCGCAGAGCGCCCGAGCGGCCTGCGGGACACCATCCCGGTCGGCTCCCAGCTGACCATGCGGGCCGGCTCCGCGGCCCAGGTCCTGCTGGCCTGGGAGGACCCCGAGCGGATGCACCGCGGCCTGCAGAACGCGGCGTACTCAGCCACCGCGCTCTCCGGCATCCGGCGTCGTGGCTGGGCCCAGTCGGTCGGCGAGCGCGAGCAGGGAGTCGCCTCGGTCTCTGCTCCGGTGCGCTCCCCCAGCGGAAAGATCATCGCCGCGGTCTCGGTCTCGGGGCCCCTCGAGCGACTCTCACGCCAGCCCGGGCGTATGCACGCACCGGCCGTCATCGCTGCGGCAGAGCGACTCTCGGAGTCACTGCGGCGCGCCGCCGCCGAGTAG